From Syntrophales bacterium, the proteins below share one genomic window:
- a CDS encoding SPOR domain-containing protein produces MVAKNRRTLELKLGKLGLILFVSGMSVLLFSTFLLGMLVGKHLDAYPERYSGGLVDLVRGRFSGLAMAPQKQETPLPDGQRVEGGPATGEEDFDLTFYRTLGDKKGSKGIVENDSLSDEKTTASAAKNHSLSGEAAAGDVARKVAPVNPGPVSPLAGREADKTVLPGQKKFSEAPAAPPLPGAADAEKTQKKDSFHVQVAAYRDVTQAKKMEKRLKLLGFATMIVPKDIPDKGKWFRVIAVGFEDRQKAESAVARITQKIMGVQCIIRRNKGGEA; encoded by the coding sequence ATGGTTGCGAAAAACAGGCGCACATTAGAATTGAAGCTGGGCAAACTGGGACTGATTCTGTTTGTCAGTGGCATGTCAGTGCTGTTGTTCTCCACATTTCTTTTGGGGATGCTTGTCGGGAAGCATCTGGACGCATATCCGGAGCGGTATTCCGGCGGCCTCGTGGATTTAGTGAGGGGTCGCTTTTCCGGTCTGGCCATGGCCCCGCAAAAGCAAGAGACGCCGTTACCCGATGGACAGAGGGTAGAGGGCGGGCCTGCAACAGGGGAAGAGGATTTTGATCTGACCTTTTATAGGACATTGGGCGACAAAAAGGGCAGCAAGGGGATTGTTGAAAACGATAGCCTCAGCGATGAAAAGACCACCGCTTCAGCCGCCAAAAACCATTCATTATCCGGAGAAGCGGCTGCCGGAGATGTTGCGAGGAAAGTCGCTCCGGTAAATCCCGGCCCAGTGAGTCCTCTTGCTGGCAGGGAAGCTGATAAGACCGTTTTGCCTGGGCAAAAAAAGTTTTCAGAGGCGCCTGCTGCACCACCTTTGCCCGGTGCCGCCGACGCCGAAAAAACGCAGAAGAAGGATAGCTTTCATGTTCAGGTGGCGGCTTACAGGGATGTAACCCAGGCGAAAAAAATGGAGAAAAGATTGAAATTGCTTGGTTTTGCCACAATGATTGTGCCAAAGGATATCCCGGATAAAGGGAAATGGTTTCGGGTTATTGCCGTTGGCTTTGAAGACAGGCAAAAAGCGGAGAGCGCCGTGGCGCGAATTACCCAGAAAATAATGGGCGTGCAATGCATTATCCGTCGCAACAAGGGCGGCGAGGCATAG